The following are encoded in a window of Halorarum salinum genomic DNA:
- a CDS encoding beta strand repeat-containing protein, with protein sequence MTKKTSQREKARAVILAALMVLSVMVGTVALSGGAAAAANSLTATSSGPYQSGNSVSFEFTPDDSDTDVQVWIDADGSGDYQTSETTKTISSDQLTATETYAGSIQLATDAAEGTGYQIAVVQQGSALSGGETPDSTSGTFEVDNTAPTISDYSVTNPSGQDVTVSVTADEQLSAVSATVSGAEDGSLSGIGENFDETDNTDGTYTYEATYTGSSDGDYTVTLNTAADAAGNDGSSSESGTVSVDTTGPSVTYNSPTDLTNENQPTITVDVTDDGSGVDANSITVTVDDQADDNVEIDAAGTGTTGVSYNSGTLTVDVSEGGVTLDDGDVDVSVSADDNYGNSNSISNTGAFTVDTTGPTIQDAVTHDLDNNGEVDQISLTLLDDTNESTIDAGDFEVAGASVDGVEVGDSVNLSVSGLGVDTAVTPQVNLTANSIEDGVGNSIESKQEYTETSDGAAPAPVDMTGPEFGTYGSGESLDFEVEYSESVSLTNDVNLNLSIPGVPQSDALLIAGTGDSNSNLTFTYTLEDDDGVGSVDYNSTSFELGSEGALEDMSGNSNDAVLDFSGVEADLSEVAIDTDKANPVSVDQPNSETNKTTDGTLDVTYRYADDNPSDVQIVLNDTADETDNFVYDVDDSKYSNENNAKTVTLDLDEISESSASDVSNLEGSYAVKVVVTDTLGNTNSTQTGSDVVIIDDEAPDLSGGLSDIDNTDPATSFNVSVARQGSVDVDPSTIEVNVTESDGTEHVLTTAESGVTYDADADKVEVSGLTYADGVTQVNVSAEDYVGNGAERNGELTFEINDEVPSITSVEAEAGSDEVTVSFSEPVHADDDGLSADDFAYEDVNSGSATQIGSVSDVTEPTSTVTITLDAAVDANDLGNDTISAREGAINDSADTQVDTTTVALDDTTPPAEPDITAGSVTAQNEGEYTVTVTADGDTVDTVNVAVKNSSGDVYAENNSVDISSDSADVQFDLTGLEEGDVTIVAEVTDRGVDETNDASVSTVKDNTSATITEVQADAGDEFLYVTFSEEVTGATSTGAYSFENLSVIDVSEFTPEQNTYSVMLDDSVEPGDFNNENVTVAATSGITDVNGTEADTSEVQLTDDEEPFMISATTENGSDTVELTFFERVYNGSNGALSAENFTYVNKSGENYEIESVDHSAGAISATVTLNSSLTANDIGSDVILGTYDDSQDNRADGVGQVITDDVDITDVELSNLSDGTVQVQFNSSEELADFTATLESEHTMLEQENVDETFDIEDASVEQNGDKYTYTVNYTVPRDGSYELNLESIESVSGTEASDDSVDDHVVVDYEDPHPVDAEIVEADGETTTIAVQFNEPVNLNDREKFLSLEQVGWGSYEITLAGTLPTGDEQVTQFDPDDGFELTGDYSELSDEQVVINTIELDFTEGVNFVSVPAEFGSLDIENSEFPNSEVTSIMTYDDGEWHSFNPEKPSDEQDFTELEGGQGYIINVASDDTVDVTVRNENPGTTAEDATPGDQQLEEGWNLVGHWQEGSQSTDVALGTISESSSTNVWGQNSAGKFSYESVSTFEPGEAYWVFVEDDEVYTAAEYEIEKAS encoded by the coding sequence ATGACCAAGAAAACATCGCAACGCGAAAAGGCGCGCGCGGTCATCCTCGCGGCGCTCATGGTCCTCTCCGTGATGGTGGGGACGGTGGCGCTATCCGGGGGGGCTGCGGCGGCTGCAAACAGCCTGACGGCTACTTCGTCAGGACCGTATCAATCGGGGAACTCGGTCAGCTTCGAGTTCACTCCTGATGATAGTGATACAGATGTACAGGTCTGGATTGACGCCGACGGTAGTGGCGATTATCAGACTAGTGAGACAACAAAAACGATCTCCAGTGACCAGCTAACAGCGACTGAGACGTACGCTGGTAGCATCCAGCTCGCTACTGACGCTGCTGAAGGAACGGGCTACCAGATAGCTGTCGTTCAGCAAGGTAGTGCTCTCAGTGGTGGAGAAACTCCTGACAGTACGAGCGGTACGTTTGAGGTTGATAACACCGCGCCGACCATCTCGGATTACTCCGTGACGAACCCGAGTGGACAGGATGTCACGGTCTCGGTCACGGCTGACGAGCAGCTCTCGGCCGTGAGTGCGACTGTCTCCGGTGCGGAGGATGGCAGTCTCTCCGGCATCGGTGAGAACTTCGACGAAACCGACAACACTGACGGTACTTACACCTACGAGGCTACCTACACGGGTAGCAGCGATGGTGACTACACCGTCACGCTCAATACGGCAGCCGACGCCGCGGGCAACGACGGTTCGAGCTCAGAGTCCGGAACTGTATCCGTTGACACCACCGGACCTTCGGTGACGTACAACTCGCCGACGGATCTCACGAACGAAAATCAGCCGACGATTACGGTTGACGTGACCGACGACGGCAGCGGGGTAGACGCGAACTCCATCACGGTGACCGTCGATGACCAGGCTGATGACAACGTCGAAATCGACGCCGCTGGGACAGGGACGACCGGCGTGTCTTACAACTCTGGAACACTGACCGTCGATGTCTCGGAGGGAGGCGTCACGCTTGACGACGGCGATGTCGACGTGTCGGTGAGCGCCGACGACAACTATGGAAATTCGAATTCCATCTCGAACACGGGCGCGTTCACGGTCGACACGACTGGTCCGACCATTCAGGACGCAGTTACGCATGACCTGGACAATAACGGTGAGGTCGACCAGATCTCGCTTACGCTCTTGGACGACACCAATGAATCGACCATCGACGCCGGCGACTTCGAAGTCGCCGGTGCATCGGTGGACGGTGTCGAAGTTGGTGACTCGGTCAACCTGTCCGTCTCCGGCCTCGGCGTCGACACGGCCGTCACGCCGCAGGTTAATCTGACCGCTAACTCGATCGAAGACGGAGTCGGAAACTCCATTGAGTCCAAGCAGGAGTACACGGAAACGTCGGATGGTGCCGCGCCGGCTCCGGTCGACATGACCGGTCCCGAGTTCGGCACCTACGGGTCGGGTGAGTCGCTCGACTTCGAGGTCGAATACTCCGAGAGTGTGAGCCTCACGAACGACGTGAACCTCAACCTCTCCATCCCCGGCGTTCCGCAGTCTGATGCGCTTCTGATTGCGGGCACCGGCGACTCGAACTCGAACCTGACCTTCACCTACACTCTCGAAGATGACGACGGTGTGGGTTCGGTCGACTACAACAGCACTTCGTTCGAACTTGGTAGCGAAGGCGCCCTCGAAGATATGAGTGGCAATTCGAACGACGCTGTCCTCGATTTCTCTGGTGTTGAAGCGGACCTCTCCGAAGTCGCGATCGACACGGACAAGGCGAACCCCGTCTCCGTCGACCAGCCGAACTCGGAGACTAACAAGACGACCGATGGCACGCTGGACGTCACGTACCGGTACGCGGACGATAACCCGTCCGACGTTCAGATCGTCCTGAACGACACAGCTGACGAGACCGATAACTTCGTCTACGATGTAGACGACTCGAAGTACAGCAACGAGAACAACGCGAAGACAGTCACGCTCGACCTTGACGAGATCTCGGAGAGTTCGGCCTCCGACGTGAGCAACCTGGAAGGGTCTTACGCAGTGAAGGTCGTCGTGACCGACACGCTCGGTAACACGAACTCCACGCAGACTGGTTCGGACGTCGTCATCATCGACGACGAAGCGCCGGACCTCAGTGGAGGACTCTCGGACATCGACAACACCGACCCGGCGACGAGCTTCAACGTCTCTGTCGCTAGACAGGGATCCGTTGATGTCGACCCGAGTACCATCGAGGTCAACGTCACGGAGTCCGATGGGACCGAACACGTCCTGACGACGGCCGAGAGCGGTGTCACCTACGATGCGGACGCCGACAAGGTCGAAGTCAGCGGTCTCACCTACGCTGACGGCGTTACCCAAGTCAACGTCTCGGCGGAGGACTACGTCGGCAACGGTGCCGAGAGAAACGGCGAACTGACTTTCGAGATCAACGACGAAGTCCCGTCTATCACTTCGGTGGAAGCCGAAGCGGGATCCGATGAGGTCACGGTGTCCTTCTCGGAACCTGTCCACGCGGACGATGATGGACTCAGTGCTGACGACTTCGCGTACGAAGACGTCAACAGTGGTAGTGCGACGCAGATCGGTTCCGTCTCTGACGTGACGGAGCCGACGAGCACCGTCACGATCACGCTCGACGCCGCGGTCGATGCGAACGACCTCGGCAACGACACCATCTCCGCCCGCGAGGGCGCGATCAACGACTCTGCTGACACGCAGGTCGACACGACGACGGTCGCGCTTGACGACACCACGCCCCCGGCCGAACCAGACATCACGGCCGGGTCCGTGACGGCGCAGAACGAGGGCGAGTACACTGTGACGGTCACCGCCGACGGTGACACGGTCGACACGGTTAACGTCGCAGTCAAGAACTCGTCCGGCGATGTCTACGCCGAGAACAACTCCGTCGACATCTCTTCGGACTCCGCGGACGTCCAGTTCGACCTCACGGGTCTCGAAGAGGGTGACGTCACCATCGTGGCCGAGGTCACCGACCGCGGTGTCGATGAGACGAACGACGCCTCCGTGAGCACGGTCAAGGACAACACATCCGCGACCATCACGGAGGTACAGGCTGACGCTGGTGACGAGTTCCTCTACGTCACGTTCAGTGAGGAGGTCACTGGCGCTACCAGTACGGGCGCGTACAGCTTCGAGAACCTGTCGGTGATCGATGTTTCGGAGTTCACCCCCGAGCAGAACACCTACAGCGTCATGCTCGACGATTCGGTCGAGCCCGGTGACTTCAACAACGAGAACGTCACGGTCGCCGCTACGTCGGGAATCACCGATGTTAACGGCACCGAGGCTGACACGTCCGAAGTTCAGCTAACGGACGATGAAGAGCCGTTCATGATCTCGGCCACGACCGAGAACGGTTCTGACACGGTCGAACTGACCTTCTTCGAGAGGGTCTACAACGGCTCCAACGGTGCTCTCTCCGCTGAGAACTTCACGTACGTGAACAAAAGCGGCGAGAACTACGAGATCGAATCCGTCGATCACTCCGCGGGTGCTATATCCGCGACGGTCACTCTCAACAGTTCACTCACCGCCAACGACATCGGCAGTGACGTGATCCTTGGGACCTATGACGACTCGCAGGATAACCGGGCGGACGGGGTCGGCCAAGTCATCACTGATGATGTGGATATCACCGATGTCGAACTGAGCAACCTCTCTGACGGCACAGTGCAGGTTCAGTTCAACTCCTCCGAGGAGCTGGCAGACTTCACTGCAACGCTTGAGAGCGAACACACGATGCTCGAGCAGGAGAACGTCGACGAGACTTTCGACATCGAGGATGCGTCCGTCGAGCAGAACGGTGACAAGTACACCTACACGGTGAACTACACCGTTCCGCGCGACGGTAGCTACGAACTCAATCTCGAGAGCATCGAGTCGGTTAGCGGAACCGAAGCCAGCGACGACTCGGTAGACGACCATGTTGTCGTTGACTACGAGGACCCGCATCCTGTTGATGCGGAAATCGTTGAAGCTGACGGCGAGACAACCACTATCGCTGTTCAGTTCAATGAACCTGTCAATCTGAATGACAGGGAGAAATTCCTGTCCCTCGAACAGGTTGGTTGGGGTTCCTACGAGATCACCTTGGCAGGCACTCTCCCCACTGGTGACGAACAGGTCACCCAGTTCGATCCCGATGATGGTTTCGAACTGACTGGTGACTACTCCGAACTCTCGGACGAGCAGGTCGTCATCAACACGATCGAACTCGACTTCACGGAAGGCGTGAACTTCGTCTCCGTGCCGGCCGAGTTCGGCTCGCTCGACATCGAGAACTCCGAGTTCCCGAACAGCGAGGTCACCAGCATCATGACCTACGACGATGGTGAGTGGCACTCCTTCAACCCCGAGAAGCCCAGCGACGAGCAGGACTTCACGGAACTCGAAGGTGGCCAGGGGTACATCATTAACGTTGCCTCGGACGACACGGTCGACGTGACCGTCCGCAACGAGAACCCCGGCACCACCGCCGAGGATGCCACACCCGGTGACCAGCAGCTCGAGGAAGGCTGGAACCTGGTCGGTCACTGGCAGGAGGGCTCCCAGTCGACGGACGTCGCACTCGGTACCATCTCCGAGAGCAGTTCGACGAACGTCTGGGGTCAGAACTCCGCCGGTAAATTCAGCTACGAATCCGTGAGCACCTTCGAACCCGGCGAGGCCTACTGGGTCTTCGTCGAGGACGACGAGGTCTACACGGCAGCTGAATACGAGATCGAGAAGGCCAGCTAA
- a CDS encoding type II toxin-antitoxin system VapC family toxin — protein sequence MLLDTTFLIDLLRGDDDAVEKAVELEEDLVQQRLSAMTLFELYHGVARSDQSEEERATVEDVLASKPIHPADAAVMRKGGRLSGELANDGTPIGDGDVIIGATADIVEEPVLTRNVKDFERLDGIEIETY from the coding sequence GTGCTGCTCGACACGACGTTCCTCATCGACCTACTGCGGGGTGACGACGACGCGGTCGAGAAGGCTGTGGAACTGGAGGAGGATCTCGTCCAGCAGCGCCTCTCGGCGATGACGCTGTTCGAACTCTACCACGGCGTCGCTCGCTCGGACCAGTCCGAGGAGGAGCGAGCGACCGTCGAGGACGTCCTCGCCTCGAAGCCGATCCACCCCGCAGACGCCGCTGTCATGCGGAAAGGGGGACGTCTCTCGGGCGAACTCGCGAACGATGGGACGCCAATCGGCGACGGTGACGTCATCATCGGTGCGACCGCCGACATCGTCGAGGAGCCAGTACTGACGCGGAACGTCAAAGACTTCGAGCGGCTCGACGGCATCGAGATAGAGACGTACTGA
- a CDS encoding SHOCT domain-containing protein: MAGRGRGRRGDARPLSRLRERYAAGEIDEAEFEHRLDLLLETEDADAATARERLREWEGW; this comes from the coding sequence GTGGCGGGGCGAGGACGCGGACGACGCGGGGACGCCCGACCCCTCTCCCGCCTCCGGGAGCGGTACGCCGCGGGCGAGATCGACGAGGCCGAGTTCGAGCACCGCCTCGACCTCCTGCTCGAGACCGAGGACGCCGACGCGGCGACGGCCCGCGAGCGCCTCCGCGAGTGGGAGGGCTGGTGA
- a CDS encoding antitoxin VapB family protein yields the protein MSKSIRLSEEAYDRLAARKREDETFSEVVLRIAGERSLLELAGILDDEEADALADAIDERRARRRNELEGIAERLREA from the coding sequence ATGTCCAAGAGCATCCGGCTGTCGGAGGAGGCCTACGATCGCCTCGCCGCCCGCAAGCGGGAGGACGAGACGTTCTCCGAGGTCGTGCTCCGGATCGCCGGCGAACGATCCCTACTCGAACTCGCAGGGATTCTCGACGACGAGGAGGCCGACGCGCTGGCGGACGCGATCGACGAACGACGCGCTCGTCGCCGCAACGAGCTCGAGGGGATCGCCGAACGGCTACGTGAGGCGTAG
- a CDS encoding winged helix-turn-helix transcriptional regulator — protein sequence MRLVEPTDFEVLAFLESHGRNNAINISTGLDRDRSYVNTRLRALEDLGLVERVGPATNSGLYELSARGRAALSVRDRYREAGTDFEALVEATLADE from the coding sequence ATGCGGCTGGTAGAGCCGACGGACTTCGAGGTGCTCGCGTTCCTCGAGTCGCACGGCCGGAACAACGCCATCAACATCTCGACGGGGCTGGACCGCGACCGGTCGTACGTGAACACGCGCCTGCGGGCCCTGGAGGACCTGGGCCTGGTCGAGCGCGTCGGCCCGGCGACGAACTCGGGGTTGTACGAATTGAGCGCCCGCGGGCGCGCGGCGCTGTCGGTCCGGGACCGCTACCGCGAGGCGGGCACCGACTTCGAGGCGCTCGTCGAGGCGACGCTGGCCGACGAGTAG
- a CDS encoding carboxypeptidase-like regulatory domain-containing protein: MIRKTSALRVLAAVTIALMVATAGAGSVAAVPDPPHEVFGTVTDQKGNAVSGVSVTVSDTDGDSITATTNSDGYYEIKFPAEDADDGETLTVKVEGAEETTAFSSGTSERIDFDGVEEPPTDNPVDDGDSDVENGGATVDLSDGDGSTGSVTVSGLPAGASTVTVYEANAPTGGAPAPSNNVAVYLDIAADVDVSNDVTVSVTVDASALEDAGIATDDAVLLHYTDGSWSELGTDVTTDGEDVTLDATASGLSPFAVAQADDDDDSTGGGNTGGGQTGGDDGDTDDTPTATPDDGTPDDGSTPDDGTPDDGTPDDGAPVDGTPDDGTTDVTSPEPDDDGPGPLLIGGLVIVVLAIAGAAYVVYGREQA, encoded by the coding sequence ATGATACGGAAGACATCCGCGCTTCGTGTACTCGCAGCCGTCACCATCGCGTTGATGGTCGCGACAGCCGGCGCCGGGTCCGTCGCCGCAGTTCCGGATCCTCCCCACGAGGTGTTCGGGACCGTCACGGACCAGAAGGGTAACGCTGTCTCCGGTGTGTCGGTGACGGTCTCCGACACGGATGGCGACTCGATCACCGCGACGACCAACTCGGACGGGTACTACGAGATCAAGTTCCCGGCTGAGGACGCCGATGATGGCGAGACTCTCACGGTGAAGGTGGAAGGGGCAGAGGAGACGACTGCCTTCTCCTCTGGCACTTCCGAGAGGATCGACTTCGACGGCGTTGAGGAGCCACCGACCGACAATCCGGTCGACGATGGTGACTCCGACGTCGAGAACGGTGGCGCGACCGTCGACCTCAGTGACGGTGACGGCAGCACCGGCAGCGTGACCGTCTCCGGCCTCCCAGCCGGGGCGAGCACGGTGACGGTGTACGAGGCGAACGCCCCGACCGGGGGCGCGCCCGCGCCGAGCAACAACGTCGCGGTCTACCTCGACATCGCCGCCGACGTGGACGTCTCGAACGACGTTACCGTCTCGGTGACCGTCGACGCGAGCGCGCTCGAGGACGCCGGTATCGCCACCGACGACGCGGTGCTGCTCCACTACACCGACGGCTCGTGGTCCGAACTCGGCACCGACGTGACGACCGACGGCGAGGACGTCACGCTCGACGCCACTGCGAGCGGCCTCTCGCCGTTTGCCGTCGCGCAGGCCGACGACGACGATGACTCCACCGGCGGCGGCAACACCGGCGGCGGTCAGACCGGCGGCGACGACGGTGACACCGACGACACGCCGACCGCAACGCCGGACGACGGCACCCCTGACGACGGCAGCACGCCGGACGATGGGACACCGGACGACGGCACCCCTGACGACGGGGCGCCCGTGGACGGCACGCCGGACGACGGCACGACCGACGTGACCTCGCCCGAACCCGACGACGACGGACCCGGCCCGCTGCTGATCGGCGGTCTGGTGATCGTGGTACTGGCCATCGCCGGCGCTGCGTACGTCGTCTACGGCCGCGAACAGGCATAG